A DNA window from Fragaria vesca subsp. vesca linkage group LG3, FraVesHawaii_1.0, whole genome shotgun sequence contains the following coding sequences:
- the LOC101297129 gene encoding cationic amino acid transporter 1-like, giving the protein MRARSENEMKKTLNWWDLIWFGIGAVMGAGIFVLTGEAARDLAGPAVVISYLISGVSALLSVLCYTEFAVELPVAGGSFAYLRVELGDFMAYIAAGNILFEYIVAGASVARSWTSYFATLCNHSPNDFRIYAHSLAENYNQLDPIAVFVSFVACVGAAWSIKASSRFNSITSIIHLVVLVFILVAGLTKANTSNFTTDFTPFGLHGILKASAVLFFAYVGFDGVATLGEETKNPGRDIPIGLIGSMVITIVTYCGLAATLCLMQPYSQIDPDASFSVAFQAAGMNWAKFIVALGALKGMSTVLLANLLGQARYFTHIGRTHMAPPILARINAKTGTPVTATIIMTVANSLVAFFTSLDVLANLLSISTLFIFSLVALALIVRRYYVTGETSATDRNKLVGFLTLIVGASIAAAVYWVLSNGGWVGYVVTVPIWFFATLGLQLTVKQAKNPKLWGVPLVPWLPSISIAFNIFILGSIDGESFIRFSIWTLVLLVYYIFVALHASYDAAKETESIANAETYMEAGSNKTPEVG; this is encoded by the coding sequence ATGCGTGCAAGAAGCGAGAATGAGATGAAGAAAACCCTAAACTGGTGGGATCTCATTTGGTTTGGGATTGGTGCAGTCATGGGGGCAGGCATTTTCGTGCTCACCGGTGAGGCGGCTAGGGATCTTGCAGGCCCTGCAGTTGTAATCTCTTACTTGATATCCGGAGTTTCGGCATTGCTGTCAGTTTTGTGCTACACTGAGTTTGCGGTGGAGCTTCCTGTGGCTGGAGGCTCATTTGCCTATCTTAGAGTGGAACTTGGTGACTTCATGGCCTATATTGCTGCAGGGAACATTCTATTTGAGTATATAGTAGCAGGTGCTAGTGTGGCAAGGTCATGGACCTCCTATTTTGCTACATTGTGCAACCATAGTCCCAATGATTTTCGGATCTATGCCCATTCCCTAGCTGAGAACTATAACCAGTTGGATCCAATTGCGGTCTTTGTCTCCTTTGTGGCTTGTGTTGGTGCTGCCTGGAGCATCAAGGCATCGTCTAGGTTCAATTCGATTACATCCATCATCCATCTGGTGGTTTTGGTATTCATCCTTGTTGCCGGCTTGACAAAGGCTAACACTTCTAATTTCACAACAGACTTTACTCCATTTGGCCTTCATGGCATCTTGAAAGCTTCGGCTGTGCTGTTTTTCGCTTATGTAGGGTTTGATGGTGTGGCAACTTTGGGGGAGGAGACTAAAAACCCTGGTAGAGATATCCCAATAGGGCTCATTGGCTCCATGGTGATTACCATAGTGACTTATTGTGGTCTTGCAGCAACATTGTGTTTGATGCAGCCCTACAGCCAAATTGACCCCGATGCATCATTCAGTGTGGCATTTCAGGCCGCAGGTATGAACTGGGCAAAGTTCATTGTTGCATTGGGAGCACTTAAAGGCATGTCCACGGTTCTACTAGCTAACCTTCTCGGGCAGGCTCGATACTTCACTCACATTGGAAGAACCCACATGGCGCCACCAATCCTTGCAAGGATCAATGCCAAGACCGGTACCCCCGTGACCGCCACGATCATCATGACTGTTGCAAACTCACTTGTTGCTTTCTTCACAAGCCTTGATGTCTTGGCAAACCTTCTCTCCATATCAACCCTGTTTATATTTTCCCTCGTTGCATTAGCACTGATTGTTAGGCGGTACTACGTTACGGGTGAAACATCAGCAACAGATAGAAACAAACTCGTTGGTTTCTTGACATTAATCGTAGGTGCATCGATTGCAGCTGCAGTGTATTGGGTGCTTAGCAACGGTGGTTGGGTTGGTTACGTAGTGACAGTTCCAATATGGTTCTTTGCTACTCTAGGCTTGCAGTTGACCGTCAAACAAGCAAAAAATCCTAAACTTTGGGGGGTGCCACTGGTTCCTTGGTTACCATCGATTAGTATCGCATTCAATATCTTCATCCTCGGATCCATTGATGGAGAATCATTCATAAGATTCAGTATTTGGACATTGGTTTTGCTTGTCTACTATATATTTGTGGCACTACATGCTTCCTATGATGCAGCTAAAGAGACAGAGAGTATAGCTAATGCTGAAACATACATGGAGGCTGGAAGTAACAAAACCCCTGAAGTAGGCTGA